The proteins below come from a single Plantactinospora sp. KBS50 genomic window:
- the cas2 gene encoding CRISPR-associated endonuclease Cas2 produces MFVVLVYDTAVERNPNALRTCRQYLHWVQRSVFEGELSTAQHRSLMTALRQQLDLGHDSVRVYRIGSPHLVQVDALGTELGNSDSVL; encoded by the coding sequence ATGTTCGTCGTTCTGGTCTACGACACCGCCGTCGAGCGCAACCCCAACGCCCTGCGGACCTGCCGGCAGTACCTGCACTGGGTCCAGCGCAGCGTCTTCGAAGGCGAACTGTCCACCGCACAACACCGCAGCCTGATGACCGCCCTCCGTCAGCAACTCGACCTCGGTCATGACAGCGTCCGCGTCTACCGGATAGGCTCCCCCCACCTCGTCCAGGTCGACGCCCTCGGCACCGAACTCGGGAACTCCGACTCGGTGCTCTGA
- a CDS encoding CRISPR-associated protein Cas4: MKPHPDAAANPPPDPDDVDDDGIGGVHIKYLLHCPRQLWLYSHGYRPEARNEAVAFGEVVDDTTYRRHHDIDLGAAKIDWVTRGAVVHETKSSRQPSPQHEAQVRHYCLLLARRGVNVRGGVVHYPLIRRTTRVAWDDTARRAAETAEAQARQVSAAATPPPRLPRASCRGCSYRDYCWGDS; this comes from the coding sequence GTGAAACCGCACCCGGACGCCGCCGCGAATCCGCCTCCCGACCCCGACGACGTCGACGACGACGGCATCGGCGGCGTGCACATCAAGTATCTGCTGCACTGCCCCCGGCAACTGTGGCTGTACAGCCACGGCTACCGGCCCGAGGCGCGCAACGAGGCCGTCGCCTTCGGCGAGGTCGTCGACGACACGACGTACCGCCGGCACCATGACATCGACCTGGGCGCCGCGAAAATCGACTGGGTGACCCGCGGTGCGGTCGTACACGAGACAAAATCGTCCCGGCAGCCGTCGCCGCAGCACGAGGCGCAGGTCCGGCACTACTGCCTGCTGCTGGCCCGGCGCGGCGTCAACGTCCGGGGCGGTGTCGTGCACTACCCGCTGATCCGGCGTACCACCAGGGTCGCCTGGGACGACACGGCCCGGCGGGCGGCGGAGACGGCCGAGGCCCAGGCCCGGCAGGTCAGCGCCGCCGCCACACCGCCACCGCGGCTGCCGCGCGCAAGCTGCCGCGGCTGCTCCTACCGCGACTACTGTTGGGGAGACTCGTGA
- the cas1b gene encoding type I-B CRISPR-associated endonuclease Cas1b, translating to MSASGQSYWLTEPCRIRREDNSIRIERADRTPVRIPITDIRDLVVFDNADINTAAVSLLSRHRITVHLLDHYGNYAGALTPAEDMSSAHVVRAQVTLTADPVARLAVARALVGATAANVAWALDTDLLAGPLERLPAQVRACADAEELMGIEGNFRRTAWGVLDTLLPPWLRLGGRSRRPPSNAGNAFISYLNAITYARVLTAIRCTPLHPAIGFLHADSDRRRNTLALDLAEPFKPLLAERLLRRAAAQRTLTAADFVSDVRSASLSTAGRKKVSIMVREELATTVHHRQLKRKVSYEELIHLEALKLVRLCLEGTPYKPFRPWW from the coding sequence GTGAGCGCCAGCGGACAGAGCTACTGGCTGACCGAGCCGTGCCGGATCCGGCGCGAGGACAACAGCATCCGGATCGAGCGGGCCGACCGCACCCCCGTACGCATCCCGATCACCGACATCCGCGACCTCGTGGTCTTCGACAACGCGGACATCAACACCGCCGCGGTGTCGCTGCTGAGCCGGCACCGGATCACCGTGCACCTGCTGGACCACTACGGCAACTACGCCGGGGCGCTCACCCCGGCCGAGGACATGTCCTCGGCGCACGTGGTCCGCGCGCAGGTCACACTCACCGCCGACCCGGTGGCCCGGCTCGCCGTCGCGCGGGCACTGGTCGGCGCGACCGCCGCCAACGTCGCCTGGGCGCTGGACACCGACCTGCTCGCCGGTCCCCTCGAACGGCTGCCGGCTCAGGTCCGGGCGTGCGCCGACGCCGAGGAGCTGATGGGCATCGAGGGCAACTTCCGGCGTACGGCCTGGGGTGTACTCGACACGCTGCTGCCACCCTGGTTGCGACTCGGCGGTCGCAGCCGCCGGCCACCCAGCAACGCCGGCAACGCGTTCATCAGCTACCTCAACGCCATCACGTACGCGCGGGTGCTCACCGCGATCCGGTGCACGCCGCTGCATCCGGCGATCGGCTTCCTGCACGCCGACAGCGACCGGCGGCGCAACACCCTCGCCCTCGACCTCGCCGAACCGTTCAAACCGCTGCTCGCCGAACGGCTGCTGCGCCGGGCTGCCGCGCAACGCACCCTCACTGCCGCCGACTTCGTCAGCGACGTGCGCAGCGCCTCCCTCAGCACCGCCGGACGGAAGAAGGTATCGATCATGGTACGCGAGGAGTTGGCCACCACGGTCCACCACCGACAGCTCAAACGGAAGGTCTCCTACGAGGAACTGATCCACCTGGAGGCGCTCAAACTCGTCCGGCTCTGCCTCGAAGGCACCCCCTACAAGCCGTTCCGTCCGTGGTGGTGA